A single Paenibacillus sp. FSL R5-0517 DNA region contains:
- a CDS encoding PspC domain-containing protein, protein MNKLYRSARNRMLTGLIGGISENLGLSTTLLRIIFFISIFATGGTSLLIYFIAALVVPKESNHVDPYAYDPNVRGYK, encoded by the coding sequence ATGAATAAATTATACCGCTCGGCGCGTAATCGAATGCTAACAGGTTTGATCGGCGGCATTTCTGAAAATCTCGGATTGAGCACCACGCTGCTGCGTATCATTTTCTTCATCAGTATTTTTGCTACGGGAGGTACTTCATTGTTGATCTACTTCATCGCTGCATTGGTGGTACCAAAGGAATCCAACCACGTTGATCCATATGCTTATGATCCCAACGTAAGAGGGTACAAGTAA
- a CDS encoding PspA/IM30 family protein: protein MSVFRRMRDITVANLNEHLEQSQDPVKLIDQFLVSTRQDIGEAEKLRHQYASHTRQMKQQADQAAGMVNKREEQASMALKAGEEHLAKLALQEKILHEEKMEQYNELYAQSYAALQELDEQIDQLKVEYQNVYSKRQYYYARMQTIQLQQRMNQRGNHNGQNVPRMFNRLDDQVSDLEYEAQSLRDIRRMGQDGSGVTGSMSSSTLDKELERLRQKLNNDRKE, encoded by the coding sequence ATGAGTGTATTTCGTCGAATGCGGGATATTACCGTAGCCAATCTAAACGAACATTTGGAGCAAAGTCAGGATCCAGTCAAACTGATTGATCAGTTCCTGGTCTCGACCCGCCAAGACATCGGTGAAGCCGAGAAACTTCGTCATCAATATGCAAGTCATACCAGACAAATGAAACAACAAGCCGATCAGGCAGCAGGTATGGTGAACAAACGGGAAGAACAAGCGTCCATGGCTCTAAAAGCAGGAGAAGAGCATCTCGCTAAGCTGGCCTTGCAGGAGAAAATTCTCCACGAGGAAAAAATGGAACAGTACAATGAATTGTATGCACAAAGTTATGCGGCATTACAGGAGCTAGATGAACAGATCGACCAGCTCAAAGTTGAATATCAGAATGTATACAGCAAACGCCAATATTACTACGCTCGTATGCAGACGATTCAGTTACAACAACGTATGAACCAGAGAGGCAATCACAACGGTCAGAATGTACCCCGTATGTTTAACCGACTGGATGACCAAGTCTCTGATCTCGAATATGAAGCACAAAGTCTCCGGGATATCCGGCGAATGGGCCAAGATGGTTCAGGAGTAACTGGCAGCATGTCATCCTCCACACTGGATAAGGAACTGGAGCGCTTAAGACAGAAATTGAACAATGACAGAAAGGAGTAG
- a CDS encoding DUF2614 family zinc ribbon-containing protein — protein MIFKSAKINAFRTWGLLLTMLGMGLMILGTAGIVFWGHAGKVFAAVGLVIGLIAMMASLAIYFWAGMLSTSAVQVDCPECGKLTKMLGKTDRCMFCHTILTLDPNKANMTSQQLKAPSTTVPPTDG, from the coding sequence ATGATTTTTAAATCAGCAAAAATTAATGCTTTCCGCACTTGGGGATTACTACTGACCATGCTAGGGATGGGCCTAATGATACTGGGAACAGCCGGAATTGTTTTCTGGGGACATGCTGGCAAGGTATTCGCAGCTGTAGGACTTGTCATCGGATTAATCGCCATGATGGCCAGTCTAGCCATTTATTTCTGGGCGGGTATGCTCTCCACCAGCGCAGTACAAGTCGACTGTCCGGAATGCGGGAAGTTAACCAAAATGCTAGGCAAAACGGATCGATGTATGTTCTGTCATACCATCCTCACCCTGGATCCTAATAAGGCCAATATGACCAGTCAACAACTGAAAGCGCCTTCCACAACAGTTCCCCCCACTGATGGTTAG
- the perR gene encoding peroxide-responsive transcriptional repressor PerR — protein sequence MATRVQHALEHLKTTGVRITPQRHAILNYLMESMGHPTADEIYRALEPQFPSMSVATVYNNLKMFLEAGMVRELTYGDNSSRFDANVTDHYHVICDQCGKIEDFSYPSLKSVELQAESSTGFEVHGHRLEVYGVCKSCRD from the coding sequence ATGGCAACACGTGTCCAACATGCGTTGGAGCATCTGAAAACGACCGGTGTCCGTATTACACCCCAGCGTCATGCCATATTGAACTATCTGATGGAATCCATGGGGCATCCGACAGCCGATGAAATTTACCGAGCCCTTGAACCCCAATTTCCCAGTATGAGCGTGGCAACGGTATATAACAATTTGAAGATGTTTCTGGAAGCTGGCATGGTCCGGGAATTGACATACGGAGATAATTCAAGCCGCTTCGATGCCAATGTGACGGATCATTATCATGTTATCTGTGATCAATGCGGCAAGATTGAAGACTTTAGCTATCCTTCACTGAAAAGTGTAGAGCTTCAGGCGGAGTCTAGTACAGGATTTGAAGTACACGGCCACCGATTGGAAGTGTATGGCGTTTGCAAAAGTTGCAGGGATTAA
- a CDS encoding nucleotidyltransferase-like protein encodes MELKNLAFLSEQSEETGAVGAIAYSHPGERFHGSLIQDFELLVLVVHNDDQLKSAVGHYRYGDLRYQMIYASRHELKSSIVTGNHNNLTECLIEGEIIWEEDSALSDLRQELSAFGTELREQKLLHEFTSFLRMYVEAKRHIQEGHVVDAYYNVLEALGNWARIVLIEQGIYPDHAVWTHVQNLDRALWKLYQELTVSSETLEQRVELVLLACEFSVMSKMSECSELLLRVLRSRKEPWSINELVHHPQLRFVREDLPLVIRKLVFRSIVKESPGWPSIEGEGREIRYWIET; translated from the coding sequence GTGGAATTAAAGAACCTTGCTTTTTTGTCCGAACAGTCGGAAGAGACAGGGGCAGTTGGGGCTATCGCTTATTCCCACCCGGGAGAGCGATTCCACGGCTCCCTAATTCAAGATTTCGAATTATTGGTACTTGTTGTTCATAATGATGATCAATTAAAATCGGCGGTGGGACATTACAGATATGGTGATCTTCGTTATCAAATGATCTATGCAAGCCGTCATGAATTAAAGAGTAGTATAGTTACCGGGAATCACAATAATCTTACCGAGTGTCTGATTGAAGGTGAGATTATATGGGAAGAGGACAGCGCCTTAAGCGATTTGCGACAAGAACTGTCTGCCTTTGGTACAGAATTACGTGAGCAGAAGCTCCTGCATGAATTCACCAGTTTCTTGAGGATGTATGTGGAGGCGAAACGTCATATCCAGGAAGGTCATGTTGTAGATGCCTACTACAATGTATTAGAAGCTCTGGGCAACTGGGCAAGAATTGTATTGATTGAACAGGGGATATACCCGGATCATGCCGTCTGGACACATGTGCAGAATCTGGATCGTGCTTTGTGGAAACTATACCAAGAGCTTACGGTAAGCTCGGAGACACTGGAGCAGAGAGTAGAGCTTGTACTGCTTGCCTGTGAGTTTTCGGTAATGTCCAAAATGAGTGAATGCTCAGAGCTGCTGCTACGTGTGTTAAGAAGTCGCAAGGAGCCTTGGAGCATCAATGAACTTGTTCATCATCCGCAGTTAAGATTCGTTCGAGAAGATCTACCTCTGGTTATACGCAAGTTGGTCTTTCGTTCTATAGTAAAAGAATCGCCAGGGTGGCCATCTATCGAAGGAGAGGGTCGGGAAATTCGGTATTGGATTGAGACATAA
- a CDS encoding helix-turn-helix domain-containing protein, with protein sequence MRPISYLHKMIIFGILLSTLPILLTGIAAFIYSSNQSELHRTQANRQLLEQMQANVEHKLATVSYMLDQAVRSPVTLRSLSASSSLQGKGPLLADKLQSEFQHMRSWEPLLDISLVNQSQNWLIDHAGLYRNTGFPLALPMKELISDTLTSGWQLSPSSVFSNDERSPGTGCIYHIALARTIPNLNTSSDAALIAGIPACSLQNTFGEVSLGNTASGLIILNREHRILVHPDPVYIGQPLSAIGLQDRDTEANITKLSPIPFSTGFEKREVKIAGTPYSLTYSPTTLKGWTYVLISPTNVLTQEYIDIGLHTLYISLFLLLLSLLLAWLGSKRMLVPIRKLLTQLGDNRLSKDGGTFTQQPTELSDEFEQIRAGVSQLSASRSQLENTLNKHLLQIRTHLMMNLFQGKISVHTLHDTLHEYGFTRQLREWQQIAVITLQADLVNHTKYSANDRDLLLFAIQNILEETVVHDQQLLPIVMEQTVVTVIGTVEEDQFVFSQQLYVLTDQLQQQINKILALQVSIGFSQPHNSLYHIPQAYLEAMEALKHRMKLGPGIIFQYENIDHYASTWSMTYPESLEYLLIQAIQSADEVQAPTLLQQILEVIFGMECSPEEYQVALTRLLTHILQMTQDSGIRLGQISQGRGSMFHELHRLQYAAEVEEWFNHQVILPVIQVFKARQVAQYQHISEKMIAMIHQDYDKDLTLEQCALKLHYNANYLSSVFRKETGCSFSEYLTKYRFNIAKKWLDESDLTVKDIAARLRYNNPQNFIRSFRKWEGITPGQYRERKQNAELCSRK encoded by the coding sequence GTGCGACCAATCAGCTATCTCCACAAAATGATTATCTTCGGAATCCTGTTAAGCACCCTGCCCATTTTGTTAACGGGAATTGCTGCATTTATCTATTCATCGAACCAATCTGAACTGCATCGTACGCAGGCCAACAGACAGTTGCTGGAACAAATGCAAGCCAACGTAGAGCACAAACTCGCTACAGTCAGTTATATGCTTGATCAGGCCGTCCGCTCTCCAGTAACCCTCAGGTCCCTGTCTGCTTCTTCTTCACTACAAGGGAAAGGACCTTTACTTGCCGACAAGCTGCAGAGCGAGTTTCAACATATGAGGTCATGGGAACCTCTGCTGGATATTAGCCTGGTGAACCAATCACAGAATTGGCTTATTGATCACGCCGGATTATATCGTAATACGGGTTTTCCACTGGCTCTTCCCATGAAGGAATTGATATCGGATACGCTAACCTCTGGGTGGCAGCTCTCCCCTTCATCGGTGTTCAGTAATGACGAGCGTTCACCCGGTACAGGCTGTATTTATCATATTGCCCTTGCGAGAACTATTCCGAATCTGAATACGTCTTCCGATGCTGCCCTCATTGCCGGAATTCCTGCATGCTCTTTGCAAAATACATTTGGAGAAGTCTCCTTAGGCAATACTGCCTCAGGACTGATCATTTTGAATCGGGAACATCGTATCTTGGTTCATCCCGATCCTGTATACATTGGACAACCGTTGTCAGCCATTGGATTACAGGATCGGGATACCGAAGCCAACATAACCAAACTATCACCCATTCCATTTTCAACAGGCTTTGAAAAACGAGAAGTTAAGATCGCGGGTACACCTTATTCCCTGACGTATAGCCCTACTACCTTAAAAGGATGGACTTATGTTCTAATCTCACCTACGAACGTTCTGACACAAGAATATATCGATATTGGATTACACACTTTGTATATAAGTCTCTTTCTGCTTTTACTTTCATTATTGCTTGCCTGGCTCGGTTCCAAACGAATGCTTGTCCCGATTCGGAAGCTCTTAACCCAACTTGGTGACAACAGGCTGTCCAAAGACGGAGGCACCTTCACTCAGCAACCAACTGAGCTGTCTGATGAGTTCGAACAGATTAGAGCAGGTGTGTCACAATTATCTGCATCTCGCTCCCAACTGGAGAACACACTCAATAAGCATCTTTTACAGATTCGCACTCATCTTATGATGAATCTGTTCCAGGGTAAAATCTCTGTTCATACTCTTCATGACACCCTGCATGAATATGGCTTCACGCGTCAGCTTCGGGAATGGCAACAAATTGCTGTTATCACACTACAGGCCGATCTCGTTAATCATACAAAATATAGTGCTAATGATCGTGACCTCCTGTTATTCGCTATTCAAAATATATTAGAGGAAACGGTGGTGCATGACCAACAATTGCTTCCCATTGTTATGGAACAAACGGTAGTCACGGTGATTGGCACTGTTGAAGAGGATCAATTTGTTTTTTCACAGCAGCTATATGTATTAACAGACCAGTTACAACAACAAATTAATAAAATTCTAGCTCTTCAAGTTAGCATAGGCTTCAGCCAACCGCATAACTCCTTATACCACATTCCTCAGGCTTATTTAGAGGCAATGGAGGCACTGAAGCATCGGATGAAGCTTGGCCCAGGTATTATCTTTCAGTATGAGAACATTGATCATTATGCTTCCACTTGGTCCATGACCTACCCAGAATCATTGGAATATTTGTTGATCCAAGCTATTCAAAGTGCGGATGAAGTCCAGGCACCTACTCTTCTGCAACAAATTCTTGAAGTGATCTTTGGTATGGAGTGTTCCCCAGAAGAATATCAGGTGGCTCTTACGAGGCTGCTCACGCATATTTTGCAGATGACTCAGGATTCCGGCATACGTCTCGGGCAGATCTCACAAGGCCGTGGATCGATGTTTCATGAGCTTCATCGTTTGCAGTACGCTGCTGAAGTTGAGGAATGGTTTAACCATCAAGTCATCTTGCCCGTCATTCAGGTTTTTAAAGCGAGACAGGTTGCCCAATATCAGCATATATCAGAGAAAATGATTGCCATGATTCATCAAGATTATGATAAGGATCTGACGCTTGAGCAGTGTGCCTTGAAGCTTCACTACAATGCCAACTACTTAAGTAGTGTTTTTCGTAAAGAGACAGGCTGTTCATTTAGTGAATATTTAACCAAGTACCGATTTAACATCGCTAAAAAATGGCTGGACGAAAGTGATCTAACCGTTAAAGATATCGCAGCGCGACTTAGGTACAACAATCCGCAAAATTTCATTCGGTCATTTCGTAAATGGGAAGGAATCACCCCCGGTCAGTATCGTGAGCGTAAGCAGAATGCAGAACTATGCAGCAGGAAGTAA
- a CDS encoding glycosyl hydrolase family 18 protein produces the protein MGRKSRYTRQKRRSFWPGFLGACLIAGGAYWLITNVWLNQIHEDPDWVGRSQPIFVDGQLMDGDALGTGDQLKLPVKVLQEAVDAGIRYEPESGDIIIASPQRVLHMKEDSTQAELNHKDYPMTVKPEVKDGEAYIPLKPLKEVYGIAIQEDSVTGAVLLMRGGDTIQYAEIDTLSSKADKTVPLYKRGGESSPIIADMEKDARVRVWQTGDEQSFVQLDNGYAGYVDNDHIALTEKKKVDTPKYTLTAAEKKWQNKPVNLVWEAVYNRQPDVGSIGKMPGVNVVSPTWFHITDGQGTVKSKGNQAYVNWAHRSGMEVWGLMDNSFDPDVTKEAVASYETRTHIIEQMLEYAQTYQLDGINIDFENVYTDDGPNITQFVREIKAMARIHGLMLSIDVTPKSNSEMWSAFLDRRALGSFADYVIVMAYDEHWAASPKAGSVASLPWTEASMRRILEEDEVPSNKLIMAVPLYTRIWTEEKNDQGEVKVSSKAVGMNTIVELIQEKKLKPELDQASGQNYVEYEEEGATKKIWIEDAVSLQARVDLIASLKLGGVAAWNRSFANASAWEVLKQAGYQK, from the coding sequence TTGGGTAGAAAAAGCAGATATACACGTCAGAAGCGACGTTCATTTTGGCCCGGTTTTCTCGGGGCTTGTCTGATCGCTGGAGGGGCTTACTGGCTTATAACAAATGTATGGTTGAACCAGATCCATGAAGACCCCGATTGGGTAGGGAGAAGCCAGCCTATTTTTGTAGATGGGCAACTGATGGATGGAGACGCCTTGGGTACAGGAGATCAACTCAAGTTGCCTGTAAAGGTGCTGCAAGAAGCAGTTGATGCGGGCATACGTTACGAACCAGAGTCAGGCGATATCATTATTGCTTCCCCTCAGCGAGTTCTTCATATGAAAGAGGACAGCACACAAGCAGAACTTAATCACAAAGATTATCCTATGACGGTTAAGCCTGAGGTTAAGGATGGAGAAGCATACATTCCGCTCAAACCTTTGAAGGAAGTGTACGGCATCGCCATACAGGAAGATTCGGTAACAGGTGCTGTACTGCTGATGCGTGGAGGAGACACGATACAATATGCAGAGATTGATACGTTGTCATCCAAAGCAGATAAGACGGTGCCGTTATATAAACGTGGGGGAGAATCCTCACCAATCATTGCCGATATGGAAAAGGATGCACGGGTACGTGTATGGCAGACGGGTGATGAACAGAGTTTTGTTCAACTCGATAATGGATATGCCGGATATGTAGATAATGATCATATTGCACTCACGGAGAAAAAGAAGGTGGACACGCCCAAGTATACGCTGACTGCAGCAGAGAAGAAGTGGCAGAATAAACCGGTGAATCTGGTTTGGGAAGCCGTGTACAACCGTCAGCCTGATGTGGGCTCTATCGGTAAAATGCCTGGTGTGAATGTGGTCAGCCCCACATGGTTTCACATTACGGATGGACAGGGCACGGTGAAAAGCAAGGGAAACCAAGCTTATGTGAACTGGGCTCACCGTTCGGGTATGGAAGTATGGGGACTTATGGATAACAGCTTTGACCCGGACGTTACCAAAGAAGCTGTCGCTTCTTACGAGACACGTACTCATATTATTGAGCAGATGTTGGAGTATGCACAGACGTATCAATTGGATGGGATCAATATCGACTTTGAGAACGTGTATACCGATGACGGGCCGAATATTACGCAGTTTGTGCGCGAGATCAAGGCGATGGCACGCATACATGGATTGATGTTATCGATCGATGTAACACCAAAATCGAACAGTGAAATGTGGTCCGCCTTTCTGGATCGCCGTGCATTAGGTTCTTTTGCAGACTATGTCATTGTGATGGCTTATGATGAACATTGGGCGGCCAGTCCCAAGGCTGGGTCGGTAGCGTCTCTCCCATGGACTGAGGCTTCCATGAGACGCATACTTGAGGAGGATGAAGTACCTTCTAACAAATTGATCATGGCGGTTCCGCTCTATACAAGAATCTGGACGGAAGAGAAGAATGATCAAGGGGAGGTTAAAGTGTCTTCCAAAGCGGTAGGCATGAATACCATCGTGGAACTGATCCAAGAAAAGAAACTCAAACCCGAACTGGATCAGGCAAGTGGACAAAACTATGTGGAATATGAGGAAGAAGGAGCTACCAAGAAAATATGGATCGAAGATGCCGTGTCCCTTCAGGCGCGCGTGGATTTGATCGCTTCCTTGAAGCTGGGCGGAGTAGCGGCATGGAATCGGAGTTTTGCTAACGCCTCTGCATGGGAGGTATTGAAGCAGGCCGGTTACCAGAAATAA
- a CDS encoding PspC domain-containing protein, which produces MSKLYRSTRDRMLTGLCGGISESIGMDSTLLRIIFVISIFVTGGTSLLIYFIAALVVPKEPYPPYDPYGYGPGPGPGRGYNNYDHQPPRGPFQNNHNQQGPGNFGPGPGYNSRPQSGPRSYDNNAYGAGAPQESELDSMMKDIEKKALKKEVEELRQKLSRYEKGEK; this is translated from the coding sequence ATGAGCAAATTATACCGCTCAACGCGTGACCGGATGTTAACCGGCTTGTGCGGCGGAATTTCCGAAAGTATTGGAATGGATTCCACCCTGCTGCGTATCATCTTCGTCATCAGTATCTTCGTAACTGGCGGCACGTCGTTGTTAATATACTTTATTGCAGCACTGGTGGTGCCAAAGGAACCGTATCCGCCTTATGATCCGTATGGTTACGGCCCGGGCCCTGGTCCTGGCAGAGGATACAACAACTATGATCATCAGCCGCCAAGAGGTCCTTTTCAAAATAATCACAATCAACAAGGTCCTGGTAACTTCGGTCCCGGCCCTGGATACAACAGCAGACCTCAATCCGGTCCGCGTTCTTATGACAACAATGCCTACGGAGCAGGTGCACCACAAGAAAGTGAACTTGATTCCATGATGAAAGATATCGAGAAAAAAGCACTGAAAAAAGAAGTTGAAGAGCTTCGCCAAAAATTATCTCGTTACGAGAAG
- a CDS encoding methyltransferase domain-containing protein — MNNEKNVSDTDLLFNLSVWEEAWKNRPRSPKYKKKSAPFNTEEAFERWARDYHVQSFSEEGKQRSERIMNWIENQGVEFEGLSILDIGAASGIFTIPFAEKGAIVTAVEPSELLVSLMKETIPTALESNIEIVKERYEEIAIEDKGWEKKYDFAFASMCPAMSDWETIEQAINCARKYVYISTMAGQKEHTLMDELKDVLGVTSTYKAGDMGYIQQLLYLKGYSYTMIITREVNSFEVPVEEIIDKLPELLNTYELPSDEDSLSLAEKYIQDTYKDRTVTFSRGARFGKILIQLEQPNMKTVHIKDKR; from the coding sequence GTGAATAATGAAAAAAATGTATCGGATACCGATCTGTTATTTAATCTTTCTGTATGGGAAGAGGCATGGAAAAATCGTCCGAGAAGTCCAAAATATAAAAAGAAAAGCGCCCCATTTAATACAGAAGAAGCATTTGAACGATGGGCTAGGGATTATCATGTACAGTCGTTCTCTGAAGAAGGGAAGCAACGTTCCGAGCGTATTATGAATTGGATTGAGAACCAAGGTGTGGAGTTCGAGGGATTATCCATTTTGGACATTGGAGCTGCTTCGGGCATATTCACCATTCCTTTTGCAGAGAAGGGAGCAATTGTGACTGCAGTTGAACCATCTGAGTTGCTTGTCTCCCTGATGAAAGAGACGATACCTACAGCTCTTGAATCTAATATCGAAATCGTTAAAGAACGGTATGAGGAAATCGCCATTGAAGATAAGGGCTGGGAGAAGAAATATGACTTTGCATTTGCATCCATGTGTCCGGCAATGTCAGATTGGGAAACGATCGAGCAGGCGATCAACTGTGCCCGGAAGTATGTGTATATAAGCACTATGGCTGGACAGAAGGAACACACATTAATGGATGAACTTAAGGATGTACTGGGGGTAACTTCTACATACAAGGCCGGTGATATGGGATATATTCAACAGTTACTGTATTTAAAGGGTTATTCATACACTATGATCATTACGAGAGAAGTTAACTCATTTGAAGTACCAGTGGAAGAGATTATCGACAAGCTGCCAGAATTGCTTAATACGTATGAGTTACCATCGGATGAAGATTCTCTTAGTCTGGCTGAGAAATACATCCAAGATACATACAAGGATCGTACGGTGACCTTCTCACGTGGAGCAAGGTTCGGGAAGATTCTGATCCAACTTGAACAGCCAAACATGAAAACAGTTCATATTAAGGATAAGCGATAA